From Quercus lobata isolate SW786 chromosome 11, ValleyOak3.0 Primary Assembly, whole genome shotgun sequence:
ACATATTAATTCGTAGATATGTTAAAATTAAGACTGTGTTGGAGGTATAGTGAATTGATTAAATGATGAAACTCATTGACCAGCTAAGCATATATCCCCCCTCCCTATCCCACTGGTTGTCACAATTGAattatcacacacacacatatatatatggcaGATCATAACATGTGAGAATCAGGTTAAAATCTAAGCACAAAATGGGGAGGTTGTTTTAGACAATCAGGGTAAACTTGACTGAACAAAACTTAGCTAGTTCATCAGCACACTGTTAAGATCTTATGCTTtactacctatcaaaaaaaaaaaagatcttatGCTATACTACAATATTTAATACTAGCAAATGGTTGACAGCTTTTCAACAGCCGTGAAATCCTCACCCAAATTACCACTAAAAGTGATgttccattgataaaatatcAGAATTTGACAATTTGATAATCTCAGCCCCAAAATAGATGCGAGTTTGCAAATGGCTTGcatttttaatgaaacaaaataacatTTCTATCTTCCTAAAATGCcctttggggggggggggggcaagaCAGGTAGCTCAAATTTAAGGATAATATAGAAAGCTAAATGGATAAAtgctttcattttttaaaactctcATATATTTTGGACAGACCAAAAAGGAAAGGACCCtatcttttttttggaaaaagaaagttaatgtaatttaaagtttaaacctcTGGTTTCTAGAcgtccctccctctctctctctctctctctctctctctctgtgtatttgtttttgtgtgtgtgggtgggtgttgttgggggggggggggggggggaataagTCTGCATCAGAccattgttataaaaatgtgcTTCCATTTTTTTATAGGTATCATTTGGTTTCATCATGTGTAGTCACTTTAAACAAATTGATATGTCAGAAATTGCATTTTACTTGGTTTAGATAACATGCCTTGCATGGTTGCTGAATAAGGATACATGTAATGGCTGAACCAAAATTAATCTAATTGGTTATCTCTTTTGGTTATGGCCActgaactctctctctcttcactaaagttttgtattttaccATATGTCATCTTATGTGATGTATAACAGGATGAGAAGTATTGGCCACTAATGCCTCCTTTGCCTTCATATGGTTATGGGAGAGAGCATCCTGGACCTCGGTTTGGGAGTTTGATTCATGGTCAAAATCTCAAAGATGTTGTTATTACAGGTcatatttttcatcctctcattTGGTGAagctattataaattttatattcatgGCAAAGACATTGACTTAAGAGGTGACTAAAATAATATGCAAATATGCCTTGATTTTAGAAAAGATACCGAGTGTAAGACCCACTCAAGTTCCTTGAGTCAATTTAAATATTACATGACCTTTTGAGCAAGTTTCCTTGTGAAAACCCATGCAAGTATCCCTATTTTCTGTAGCCCTATTTACATTTTGCAATTTACAGTTTGAGAAATTTTTAACCAACCAACCATGACATTAACTAAATTATGGTGGATTTATGGAGACTGTATATGAAACCTACAAGGCTACAactgttcaatttttttttttttttggatgatgaGGGGCCTCTTTAAGGTAGGGCCAGGTCACTTCATGTACCCACCCCTGTTAAGTAAACCCTGGATACACAACCCCGCTTGCAAGAACCGTGTATCGGATAATCTTGGGACTCGAATTGAGCTAACCTTTGCGGGTTACAAATGTCCAATTTATCATAGATGGAACTTACAATCCCTTAATTTTCATAGATGGAACTTACTTCTTAAGCACTCATAACAGAAACTAATTGGTAAAGCAACCAAGTTGTCAGGAAGTGGGGCAAGGATGTATATCAAGcactcacacacacatgtaGATGCCTTACCTCACCCCCAAATGTGCTGCGACAGAAAGATATTGTTCAGAACAAATGTTACACATTAACCTGGTGATCACTGTGGGGACTCCATGTGTTacttaacacacacacacaaaacagtGTTCTTTTGGGTGGAATTGGCCACGAATCAATGATAGTGATTTAATTGTAAATATGCAGTTATGATATTGTTTCTTTGGACAACTGAGTGGCTGTTGACCATCCTATGTTAATTCCAAGAGAGGATGGAGTATGGGATGGCTAGTTCCTAAACTGACTTAGGACAAACCAGGGAATTTGTCCACGTGCGGTTGCAGTGGGTTAAGAAGATTTCTGGATTTTGGATTtaaagttgttgaagaaagggTTCTGTTTTTGTGTTAGGAATTAAAAGGTGTTTTGATGAGTTTTTTTATGACTATTTGGTAGAAGAAAATGTGGGAATTTAGGGTTTTGATAGGTAAAAGAAAGGGCTTGATTTGGGGTtgtaaggaagaagaaaaagagagggtgTTATGATGTTTAGGGGTTGTATGAACAGTACtataagaaagagaagaagaaaagagagaaaacattaAACAAAGGCCAACATGCCTCAATGCTCAATATACCCAATAATTCTATTAATCAACTCCCATCtccttttaatatattaagcacaatatgtatgtatgtatgtatgtatgtattaacTCTTTCTTGTACGGGTTGTATTAGGACTACTAATTTGACTAGTAAAACTAAAACCTAATAAAAGATTAACTTGcacccaaagaaaataaaacctaagATACTTACACTCCATATGGGGGGAAAGGAATagaatgaaaagaatcattttgGAATATTTCATCCATTCCCTTGTTTTGGAGTTTTAATAGAGGAAATGAAATGATCATTCAtttgtttgagagtttaagtgggagggaatggaatgggtaggatgaaacactcattcctctctttttcctttgaatctcaaattttcattctcccTAAAATTGGGAGGAATCAAAGAAAATGGAATTAGGTTTTATGGTTTTATGAAATTCAGCCCTTTATTCTAAAATAGGAGTATGatagtaatgttattataaaaagATTATGTTCCATTCCTTCTAATGTTAACCCCAAATACCCAAACAAGATTACatacatttcattcatttccattcctttattttaaaacatccaaacaagattactaatttcatttaattcctttcttttctacTCCTTTCCATTAcataaatacattccattccatttttaATGGCCCCTTACCACtaaaaaaagcttaaaaaaagaaattgcttCTGCTTGATACCTCTCCTACTGAAGCAAAATCTTTTGTAGAATTATCCTggaattgtaaaaattatgacTTAAACGACCCACTATCTGCATATCAGTTTCAAATGTTGTCCAAGTATTTTGTGATTTAACAGTAGCTGAACTAATTGTTTCTAGCAAATAAGGACTCTTAACTTGCTCTCTTGGCTCTGCCCATAATATGTAAAGACACATTAAAAGAATGTCCTTCAAATTTCTCTTTTGCCACATTGACTGGAGCAGTTGATTATCTTTTCATATTACAATGAAATATCTACTACTAGTCTGTAAATCATTTTTTGGATAGGCAAATCATACTTATCAAACTATCACACGATGGATAGCTTTTGTGCCCACTAGCCATATAGgtttcataatttgattggttttaGACTTTTGTATGATTTGCTTATGTACCTATCATCTTGATGAACTATTAATTTCTAACTTGTTCTAGTTTGTGTTATTGGTCATCAACAGGGCATAATGGTACCATAAATGGACAGGGTCAAACATGGTGGAAGAAGTATCGCCAGAAACTCCTTAACCACACTAGGGGCCCACTTGTTCAGATTATGTGGTCAAGTGACATTGTGATCACTAATATAACTTTGCGTGATTCTCCTTTTTGGACACTTCATCCATATGACTGCAAGAATGTAACCATCAGAAATGTTACAATCTTAGCTCCCATATTTGAAGCTCCTAACACCGATGGAATAGATCCGGGTAAGTGTTTTCTCGTAAGTTATCATTACACACACACTCATTAATGTGTGACCAGTTGATAGGTGCTGCCCTATCATGATATATTCTGTTGAGGTGGACATCATTACTAACTATTGATTCTTTGGATTGACTCTTGGTAGAACCATAGAAGGGTCTTACGCATGTAGGAAAATTACTAGGTGGAAATAccattttggtctctacattttagAGTCAtaatcaatttgatccctacattATGATagtagtcaatttggtctctaccaTTAACTCACTAACAGAAAATGCCTACATGGCAAACggaaataataaaagaattatttaatTGCTATCTAAGAAaaccacatcaacaattttaagaataaaaaaaatccacatcataaaaacaaaacaaaaaattttaaaggatgagtttaaaaaaaattccccagattttcttggagtttCTTGACAGCCAAACATAGCAACCCACACatacaaaaatcaaattcaacTCAAAAAATTCACTGCAAACTCCAAGCCACTACAACGAACACAGCAACACCACCACAAACTCCAGCAGGCAGCAGCACCATCAAATCTGGTGAGTGCATGCCATCAAGGTGGTGGACCTTGAACCCAGATCTGGGCAAGCACAACCCAGATctgaaagagagaatataaatggacttgagagagagaaagagagagcactTGAGTTGTGTACTGAAGAATCAAATTTGTGTAAGCTAGTTGGTGGTCAGGAAAATTCAAACTGCATAGCCACATTGCTTGCATAGCACCACTTTCCAATATCACCTTGATAAACACCTCCACTAACAAGTTCAAACTTCAATCCAAAACATGACAACACCCTCCTTCTACTTCTACTTCTACTTCAACTCACTCTCTGCAATAGCAATTCCTCATTGCCAAAACAAGAATAGAAAATGCCTGTTGAGCTAACCCACTTTCGTAGTGTAATAATTATTAGTATCACTTTCACTCTTCCGCTAACTTCTTCTCTAACCCAGACAGTCTCACTCTCATAGCTCTCAAAGCCACCATAGACTCCAACCCAACCCCATGCCACTGGCATAGCATGgtgaatttttttggttgagtttGATTTTCGTGTGTGGGTTGCtttttgggttgtgtttggCTATCAAGAAACTCCAAGAAAatttggggaattttttttaatggtttttttttattcttgctGGTGTGGTTTTCTTAGAtagcaattaaataaatatatattttttaaattttattagcaATGTGTGTGTCAATTGTGTACAACGTttgacttatcaaaaaaaaaattgtgtacaacGTTTGTCACGTAGGCATTTTCCGTTAATAAGTTAACagtagggatcaaattgactgcAAGTTGAAAGTAACAATGACCAAATTAACTGCTACCAAATTGACTGTGGCCCCAAAATGCAAAGactaaaatgctattttagccaaattacaataaaaggCCAAGGGCATCTAAAGTGTAATCAAATGTCAGATATATCCTCAAAAAGTGTACACCAATTTTGTTTGATCTGGAATTTTGTTTGATCTGGGCCCTCAGGGGTCTATACGCACCCGAATCATCAGCATAACTAACACAGTAGATCAGGCTCCACACACCTCCCATCATGATTGATGTGATGTTGCATGGGTGTTGGAAATTTGAAAATCATGTGAGCTAGGAACAATAAAACTTGGAATTTTGCATCTATTTGAGCAAGATGtacttttattgttattttcatGTTTGCCTTCAATCTGGTAGTTCTTCACCTTCCCACCTTTCGTCAACCCACAAACACATGGTATACTATGTATATACATAAATTATACACTGTGGCCTGAGAGAATTCAGTATGCCTGGAACCCTAACAAGAAATTGTTTAGTGCATTCAAATATTAGCTTGAAATAGAGCATATCAGAGAATTCTTCTACATTTGCTTGTGGTGGGTTATGGTTTAGGAGGATTTGTGGATCTAGGGTTTAGAACTTTTTTAAAGGGTTTTGTAGGGAagagaaaattataatttagggttgaaaagaggcaaaaaaaatgaaacagtAATTGAATTTCTCCACAATCCATGAATACAAATGAACAATGCACGTCAAGAGAGTCTATGAATGGTACTATGAACAATGACAAtatatcaaaaagaaagaaaaagagagtgagaggAGGAGGGAAGAACAATAAGGTCAATGTGTCTCAATactttactttttcaattccatttttttagtacattgggcacaaatatatatatataaggactTGTTTTTGAACTAGTAGTATTAAGACGTCTAATATTGattcataatataaaataaaataaaacaaaaagaagaagagttgtAATTTGACAAGTAAACTAAAACCTAATTAGGTAATAAATAATAAGAGACTAACTTCaactcaaagaaaataaaacctaagATACTTGGGAGTTGGGATCTGCTTGAAAATTCTAGACTCAACTACACTACCAAGATATCCTTCATTTGCAAGGGTTCCAAAAATTATAGCTTTACCCCTAAATACAAAATTGACCATAACTTGCTAAATTAAAACCCaaactaaaaattgttttaacCTTTAAAACCACACagctattacttttttttttgataagtaagaagagaatattattaataaaagaatagcaagagaaacacaaagagtTCACGGTAGCgaacaaaggaaaaaggaacaaaaagacAGAAGCAGCCCTTAATCTATTctaataaatgaaagaaaatccaaaagggtAGAACAATCCATGAAACCCCAACatcgagaccaatcaaagagggtccGCTGGCAAAACTCTAATAACTGAACCGCAGTTTTCCCCTCATCCTCAAAAAACCGCTGATTCCGTtcagtccaaatagtccacattaaacAACCTGGAACCAAATCCCAAATATCAGAgctatgcttcccaagccaatgaTACCAACTAAATAATAAGTCCCACACAGCTATTACTTAAATTGGACTTCACACATGGCCCTCATAAAATAAGTTTAATCTTCCATGGCTGCATCATAACCTTGTGACACAGGGTTACCTCCCAATATCTTTTAAGTGCAGCCCATTGGTTTGCTCTAGggctttttataaaaataaaaaataaaaatttattcagTTGCTCCAGTAATTTAAGTTTTATGAGTTAATCACTCATTCATTTGGGGGTTATACAAAAATAACCaacaattatttgtttttatttttttttttttgtgtgtggtaCAAACAGATTCATGTGAGGATATGGTGATTGAGGACTGTTATATAAGCGTTGGGGATGATGGAATTGCGATTAAGAGTGGCTGGGATCAGTATGGCATTGCTTATGGACGGCCTTCAACAAATATACTCATTCGAAACCTAGTTGTTCGCTCTATGGTCAGGTAAAACTTTTAGACATCATGCTTCTAACTTATGGTGCTTCATTTCATCGCATCCAAATATTACCGTCATGCATCtgcagataataaaaaaaatcaatagatgAAAATTCTGGATATATGTGTCTGTTCATGTTTGCCCTTGAGCTGCAAATATGATTGTATTCATGAATGAATTTGACCTGTACTGTAGAGTGTCTTTTTGTCTAAggttttgtgttgatttttcttCCAGATATCTATTGGAAAATCTGGAATAGATTTGCTTTTACCACCCGTCTAGTACTGTGTAATAGATGTAaatttctttccattttctttatatattttattaattcaaaAGTAGAATGATTTGAATATAGCTGGCTATAATCAATTTGGTTCTGTTTATGTAACTGCAACTCATGTTTATGGTTTGTAGATTGTAGAAATCCAAACTGTATTAAATGCCTCACAGTATGATAAAATTTGTAGCAGAATTGCAGTCATGGTCGGAGTGCATTTGGTTCCTTATAAATTCATATACtagtattttgtaaaataagCAAACTCAATTTTATATCACAACCTTCTGAAATTTTGCATTAAACCAATTTGAGCTTTGGTTACAAGAAATTTgtaacttatccaaaaaaaaattgttgcaagaTATTTTGTTAGCCTTACAAGCTTCCAAGTAGGATGTGAGAAgtcacatttaataaaaataaaataaaaaagataaaaggaagGAATCACTTTTAGTAGTGGGATAATGCCTAGTATAAATAATTTGTTGCGTTCATCAACCTTGAGCGAAGACTGTAAAGACATTTTACCAATGTGGCTTTTGGGCCCTGCGTTGTGTACTATATTGCTGTGAATGAGGCTAACCTTCAGTaaattctcatccttggggaaATATGGGATTTGACCGTATGCCTATACAAACTCAGTAGACTATACTAGTTAAATCAGCTGCTACCTTTGCTTTCCTTGTAGATGGTATCTTTGCTTTTGTTGTAGTTGGTTAATTGACATGCATTCCCTATTGTCCTAAAATACAGTAGGAAAATGGTTATTTCAATTACTTCACTCCTAGATTTCTTTGCATGTGGTAGTTTATGTGTTTAGTTAGTAACTGAGATCCACTTTGGCTGAAATGCAACAGTGCTGGCATATCAATAGGCAGTGAAATGTCTGGTGGTGTATCCCATGTCACTGTGGAAAACCTCCTTGTTTGGGGTTCAAGGCGTGCTGTCCGTATCAAGACTGCCCCTGGTAGAGGTGGATATGTGAAACACATAACTTACAGAAATCTTACATTTGACAATGTCCGTGTTGGAATTGTCATCAAGACAGACTACAATGAACACCCTGATGAAGGGTATGATCGAAAGGCTCTCCCAGTGCTTGAGGACATAAGTTTCACTAGTGTCCATGGCCAGGGAGTTCGTGTCCCTGTCAGGATCCATGGGAGTGAAGAAATTCCAGTAAGAAATGTGACTTTCCGAGACATGTCGGTAGGGATAACATACAAGAAGAAGCATATATTCCAGTGTGCCTTCGTTGAAGGCCGTGTAATAGGGACCATCTTCCCTGCTCCTTGTGAAAACCTTGATCGGTACGATGAGCAAGAACAGCTTGTTAAACGCTCATCCTCCCAGAATATAACAGATATAGATTATGATTTTTGAGAAGGTGGTTTGCAGAGGTCAATGACTGCAATTTATGTCTATAAGAAATGGTTTAGGCAGTTATGGTTCGAGGTTGGAAGCAGATGATGCTATTGTTCTTactttatgaatttttttataattcatttttataGCTTTCTTATTTCATGGAGttgtatatacaaaaaaatgtCAGATGTGTATACATTCACGGGATTACTGATACTCATAGGAACCATTTTGTACCATGTCCAAATCCTTTCGGTGAGAACTTCTCTGACTCTCAATCTtcaaatatcaattttattattattattttttttttttaaatttccaaatGGTCTGATTTTGCTCAATATTAAGGCATTAACACCAACGCGATGATATGGATTGTAGAGGTTTGATTTGGTAGATATTACATTTTACTTCAATTATCTTACTTTACACACGGCAGTGCAAGTCTGGAATgtaaggccttgtttggatgcttttttttcatcactcattattcatcactcatcacttaaaatatccTACCCGTTTGGCACTATCATTCACTTGTCatcacttaatatttttcacactgtTTGTGGGCCTCATACCTGTTACTtggtgcaattttttttttcttcaatactcATACTCACCGaacctagtgaaaaaaaaaaaaaaactgcacacagtgaaggaagaagaagaagccacttagtgtgaaaggaaaaagaaaaaaaagaagataaagaaatgCACGCATCGAAcccaatgaagaaaaagaaaaagaaaaagagatggtcaaaagttgcggctgagTCTGACAATGGGTCCCTCCATGTAATGTTATTTACGGAAATGTCATTGAGTtataagttatggaaactgaaaacagttaaaatgtgtttttagtttccataactcataactcaaaaatcagataaTTGAGAGATGAAAATAGAGTTATAGTGGTGCCAAACGAACTTCTAGCTATGGGTctcaccatttttgagttatgagttatggaaacagaaaTATGAGTTATAGAAATTGATGAATCAAACAGCctctaatttttcattttctggaTGAATAAGGATGACAACAATGTTCTCTTAAAGTACAATGTTTTAGAACACCCATTGTGGGGGCATTTGGTGCTGAATAATTTTTAGGCATGGAGTGGAGGGTAGATTCCCTAGACCCCATGTGGTCTTTTGGCTCAATGTGTCGTCAAACCAATGAAAATGTTTTGGGAAAAAGTGGAGGGGAATAAGTGACGAAAAAAGGTTGAGATTGTAACACAGTGTCCTAGTGGAAGACATGTAGGAATATTATGTCTTTCTAATGGAGATTTTGGAAGCATATTGAGACTAGGTGCCACAATTAAAGCCCTTTTTTGAGACAATTATTCTTCACCTTAAAAACTCAACAATGCTTCATAAATGATCATTTTTGGGGCTACCTGAAATTCTTGATCTTTTTGGATGTCCCAGTCCCTGGTTGTTGCAATCTATTATCACTGCCTGATAAGGGGGTCCATGTTTTCTTACAAAGACAAATCAGGGTCTTTGGAATATGCAGCGTGACACACTCGTCGCACCGCAAATCTGCATCAGTCATTAGCACTACTACGTGCTTCATCCTCCCAGAAACCGATTTCCTAAACCATGATGATTCCATTATTTGAATAGCCAGAAACAAAGTCATTGGACTAAAATCTATTGATATCTTATAAACAACAAAGAACGGCATGTATCTCTCAGGATTTCAGActttcaaattgaaaatttttaacttttttagtACTTCAAAGTTTAAATTGGTtgcaattttattatcaatgtcTTTAACATACTTTGTGTTTACCAATTACAACTATCAACCACCATACCAttcttataaatttaaaataaaagtttgtatAATGAAACAGTATCTTAGACACATCCTATCTTTTATTCTTTAGAGGACTACTAAAAATCAGttgtggtttaaaaaaaaattgagagagagatatagagGGTACTAACATGATTTAATTTGATTGCCTGCATCTACTGGAGAAGATGGAAGGTCTAAATTGTTACATCTTTGCTATATTAAATTGTGTGTAAAAATGAACCCCATATATAATATCATAGTCAACTTATTTATGGTAAACttctaatatatttattatcaagAGTTGTGTTAACGGGCACCTTGCGTGCCcattaacaacttttttttaaaaaaaaaaattgacaatttttttgtattttttcgagttttatctcattttttttctgcTTAGtgtcttttttaacttttttctgacatttttttttttttggcacctttggtgcttgttaacatttccctattattattactacatTCCCTCAAACTTAAGATGGAAACTTGAAAACACCTTCAGTTTGGAATATAAACTCATGAAGGAAACTTTGACTAGAAATGTAGAATGGATCGAGCTAACATGAATTGGAACATGCAAGATAGTAGTGAACTACAATTATTGGTAATGGACTACTGTGGTCGCAGGGCAGCTACCACAGTGACTAGAGGACAACTACTATGGTTGAATAATGGCTATACCAATAGCCTGGGGGATATCAGCAAAAGAATGGTTACCGGGGGATGGCATAAACAAGATAGATGCTAGCAATAGCGTTGTTCGAAAATGAATAGTAGCCTAGGGACAATGACGCCGATGAACATTGTAGAGCAACACCATTGGTCTGAAGACATCGACTGAAGAAAGTGCTATAGGAGCGAGAAGTCATTAGTAGAGGATAGTGTCATGGtgaagtgtgtgtgtgtgtgtgtgtgtgttggtgtTCTTTGGGGAAACTAGATACAAACCTATATCTAGTACCATGTTAAAATAGAAAgtagaaaagtaaaataatgtagagagaaagagagtaaaaTAAAGAGAATTAATGTGGATTAACTAGATGATGTGGAAAGCCTATGAGATTATATCGTTGTTACATTGAATTTTGTGTTATAATGAACTAATGTAgggtatatataaaaat
This genomic window contains:
- the LOC115968270 gene encoding probable polygalacturonase, which encodes MVESLTATLGRLQHQRALVSLFTSHRTLFVVLWIVAFASVFVWQRNIVDGFFAFGRGVRQGKPLPRLRPVAFNLTDFGAVGDGVAVNTEAFERAISAISKLGKRGGAQLNVPPGRWLTAPFNLTSHMTLFLAQDAEILGIQDEKYWPLMPPLPSYGYGREHPGPRFGSLIHGQNLKDVVITGHNGTINGQGQTWWKKYRQKLLNHTRGPLVQIMWSSDIVITNITLRDSPFWTLHPYDCKNVTIRNVTILAPIFEAPNTDGIDPDSCEDMVIEDCYISVGDDGIAIKSGWDQYGIAYGRPSTNILIRNLVVRSMVSAGISIGSEMSGGVSHVTVENLLVWGSRRAVRIKTAPGRGGYVKHITYRNLTFDNVRVGIVIKTDYNEHPDEGYDRKALPVLEDISFTSVHGQGVRVPVRIHGSEEIPVRNVTFRDMSVGITYKKKHIFQCAFVEGRVIGTIFPAPCENLDRYDEQEQLVKRSSSQNITDIDYDF